The following proteins come from a genomic window of Alosa alosa isolate M-15738 ecotype Scorff River chromosome 2, AALO_Geno_1.1, whole genome shotgun sequence:
- the hoatz gene encoding cilia- and flagella-associated protein HOATZ, producing MATDPVDDINVGLQELAELEAQYTIFVGSSPEDVSYATTFWNSLALQPPIESRLVSADIGQRLKVAKDPSIKTAPRPSAPQNDAIFSEQRAEEDRQKYKDMAKRRDQIMVLLKKQREERVKREMISRPFKPKQCHQSNRHGPDVSPQELDEDIQHVRSLQ from the exons ATGGCAACTGATCCAGTGGACGATATAAACGTAGGGCTACAAGAACTTGCCGAGTTGGAAGCGCAGTATACTATTTTTGTTGGATCTTCGCCTGAGGATGTTTCATATGCGACGACTTTCTGGAATTCCCTAGCCCTGCAACCGCCGATAGAGTCGAGACTGGTGTCAGCAGATATCGGTCAGCGACTAAAAGTAGCTAAAGATCCAT CCATTAAAACTGCTCCAAGGCCCAGTGCACCTC AGAATGATGCAATCTTTTCAGAACAGAGGGCCGAGGAGGACAGACAAAAGTACAAAGACATG GCTAAAAGGAGGGACCAGATCATGGTGCTTCTAAAGAAGCAGCGAGAGGAAAGAGTAAAG agagagatgatttcACGCCCTTTCAAGCCCAAGCAGTGTCATCAAAGTAACAG GCATGGTCCAGATGTCTCTCCACAGGAACTAGACGAGGATATACAACATGTTAGGAGCCTTCAGTAG
- the LOC125291365 gene encoding zona pellucida-like domain-containing protein 1: protein MITWKHLAFLAFILHPGLASANNCSAVYDRIPVNSDLTVDCGTNTITLEVNLCTVQWAGFNDTTLAMNGQHNNSLCLGIQDSTVDPPVVRFHLPVNDSQENPCRTSWQIVNEAAGSGIFSAFSNIQSVVITGFIVTPRSSEGIISYSTDLYYHFSCRYPLEYFINNTQIVASSVSVATKGNNGTFINTLSMSVYNDSGYNNPLVVPDSGLALRTNVYVEVKATNLTGSFNVMLDHCFATPSPYNMSVSEQYDFFIGCNIASRTTVELNGLDLRSRFYFEAFRFVQHHSQQKSTLYLHCIVRLCEPTKCQELLNACSGNNGRRRRDVVEPFGAESPESTTVSVGPIFTRDNADAVDQASAPESGAQQGERSSSSTGLAVGLVFGCGASVLLVLGGWFVVKKYFLTGGEIGSFH, encoded by the exons ATGATAACTTGGAAACATCTAGCCTTTTTGGCTTTCATTTTGCATCCTGGATTGGCTTCTGCGAATAACTGCTCAGCAGTCTATGACAGAATTCCTG TCAACAGTGACTTGACCGTTGACTGTGGGACTAATACCATCACATTGGAGGTGAATCTGTGCACTGTCCAGTGGGCTGGCTTCAATGACACAACTCTGGCTATGAACGGACAGCACAATAACAGCCTGTGCCTCGGAATCCAGGACTCCACTGTGGACCCACCTGTTGTCCGGTTTCACTTGCCGGTCAATGACAGCCAGGAGAACCCCTGCCGGACATCCTGGCAG ATTGTAAATGAGGCTGCAGGGTCAGGGATCTTCAGTGCATTTTCCAATATCCAGTCGGTGGTCATCACAGGCTTCATTGTCACACCAAGGTCCTCCGAAGGCATCATCAGTTACTCCACTGACCTCTACTACCACTTCTCCTGCCGCTATCCCCTGGAGTACTtcatcaacaacacacaaatTGTGGC GTCCTCTGTTTCTGTGGCAACCAAGGGGAATAATGGAACCTTCATTAACACTCTCAGCATGAGTGTCTATAAT GATTCTGGTTATAATAACCCTCTGGTAGTTCCAGATTCAGGCCTAGCATTGCGCACTAACGTCTATGTTGAAGTCAAGGCTACAAACCTCACTGGAAG CTTTAACGTGATGCTTGACCACTGCTTTGCAACGCCATCCCCTTACAACATGTCTGTCAGTGAACAGTATGACTTCTTCATTGG ATGTAACATAGCCTCAAGAACCACAGTAGAGCTGAATGGGCTGGATCTTCGTTCGCGGTTCTATTTTGAGGCGTTCCGTTTCGTGCAACACCACAGTCAGCAGAAGTCCACCCTGTACCTCCATTGTATTGTGCGACTCTGTGAACCAACCAAGTGCCAAGAGCTTCTCAAT GCGTGCAGCGGAAACAATGGCAGAAGAAGGAGAGACGTCGTGGAGCCTTTTGGTGCGGAGTCACCTGAGTCAACCACTGTCTCTGTGGGACCAATCTTCACCAGAGACAATG CAGATGCAGTCGACCAAGCCTCGGCTCCAGAGTCGG GTGCTCAGCAGGGTGAAAGGAGTTCGAGCAGCACAGGGTTAGCTGTCGGGCTGGTTTTCGGTTGTGGAGCGTCTGTACTACTCGTCTTAGGAGGCTGGTTTGTGGTGAAGAAGTATTTTTTGACTGGTGGTGAAATTGGATCctttcactaa
- the layna gene encoding layilin isoform X2: MKEMDFLIIFGSALFICSISASASKLFSADFYEPRGQRICKRGTERPCYKIAYFQDSRRKVNFEEASRACKSDGGELLSIESEAEQQLIENFIQELRAADGDFWIGLRRDAGYEETSGDCPSQYYWMDGSQSTFRNWHWDEPSCGYEVCVVMYHQPSAPPGLGGLYMFQWNDDNCETKNNFICKYTKETPPVPTPSANGSVPVTKTDEGMRVVVSPNPDNALNIAYIILPTIPLLLLLIVASGVFCFKLFTKRGKERTETCPKEPGYWVSDEHCDSPSQDVYNVIRKQHEADLAGTRPDIKNTSFLGSSPDTPPGDYDNLAGRDTESGFVTLASTESGFVTNDIYDMCQLRSSGRYHRDTGWLDSDLYGY, from the exons atgaaagaaatggATTTTCTTATCATTTTTGGTTCCGCACTCTTTATCTGCAGCATATCAGCCTCCGCATCAAAGCTATTCAGTG CAGACTTCTACGAGCCGAGAG GGCAAAGGATCTGCAAGCGCGGCACAGAACGCCCCTGCTACAAAATAGCCTACTTTCAAGACAGCAGACGCAAAGTGAACTTTGAGGAGGCGAGCCGCGCTTGTAAAAGTGATGGCGGCGAGCTTCTCAGTATCGAGTCCGAGGCTGAGCAGCAACTGATAGAAAATTTCATCCAAGAGCTGAGAGCTGCCGATGGAGACTTCTGGATTGGACTACGCCGAGACGCGGGCTACGAGGAGACGAGTGGGGACTGCCCATCACAGTACTACTGGATGGACGGAAGCCAGTCAACATTTAG AAACTGGCACTGGGACGAGCCGTCGTGTGgctatgaggtgtgtgtggtgatgtacCACCAGCCATCAGCTCCACCAGGCCTCGGTGGACTCTACATGTTCCAGTGGAACGATGACAACTGCGAGACAAAGAATAACTTCATCTGCAAGTACACCAAAG AGACTCCCCCTGTGCCTACTCCATCAGCAAATGGAAGTGTTCCAG TAACAAAAACAGATGAAGGAATGAGAGTTGTTGTATCTCCAAACCCAG ACAATGCCTTAAATATTGCCTACATCATTCTTCCAACAATTCCACTGCTCTTACTACTGATAGTTGCATCTGGAGTTTTTTGCTTCAAGCTTTTCACAAAGAG gGGTAAGGAACGAACTGAGACCTGTCCTAAAGAGCCAGGCTACTGGGTCTCTGATGAACACTGCGACAGCCCCAGTCAAGACGTCTATAACGTCATAAGGAAGCAACACGAGGCGGACCTGGCCGGCACGCGGCCGGACATCAAGAACACGTCCTTCCTGGGTTCTTCTCCTGACACGCCACCTGGCGACTACGACAACCTGGCTGGACGAGACACAGAAAGCGGCTTTGTGACGCTGGCAAGCACCGAGAGTGGCTTTGTGACCAATGACATTTACGACATGTGTCAGCTGCGTAGCAGTGGACGATACCACCGCGACACAGGATGGTTGGACAGTGACCTGTATGGCTATTAA
- the layna gene encoding layilin isoform X1: MKEMDFLIIFGSALFICSISASASKLFSADFYEPRGQRICKRGTERPCYKIAYFQDSRRKVNFEEASRACKSDGGELLSIESEAEQQLIENFIQELRAADGDFWIGLRRDAGYEETSGDCPSQYYWMDGSQSTFRNWHWDEPSCGYEVCVVMYHQPSAPPGLGGLYMFQWNDDNCETKNNFICKYTKETPPVPTPSANGSVPGAPPPSLRPKYPSVTKTDEGMRVVVSPNPDNALNIAYIILPTIPLLLLLIVASGVFCFKLFTKRGKERTETCPKEPGYWVSDEHCDSPSQDVYNVIRKQHEADLAGTRPDIKNTSFLGSSPDTPPGDYDNLAGRDTESGFVTLASTESGFVTNDIYDMCQLRSSGRYHRDTGWLDSDLYGY; this comes from the exons atgaaagaaatggATTTTCTTATCATTTTTGGTTCCGCACTCTTTATCTGCAGCATATCAGCCTCCGCATCAAAGCTATTCAGTG CAGACTTCTACGAGCCGAGAG GGCAAAGGATCTGCAAGCGCGGCACAGAACGCCCCTGCTACAAAATAGCCTACTTTCAAGACAGCAGACGCAAAGTGAACTTTGAGGAGGCGAGCCGCGCTTGTAAAAGTGATGGCGGCGAGCTTCTCAGTATCGAGTCCGAGGCTGAGCAGCAACTGATAGAAAATTTCATCCAAGAGCTGAGAGCTGCCGATGGAGACTTCTGGATTGGACTACGCCGAGACGCGGGCTACGAGGAGACGAGTGGGGACTGCCCATCACAGTACTACTGGATGGACGGAAGCCAGTCAACATTTAG AAACTGGCACTGGGACGAGCCGTCGTGTGgctatgaggtgtgtgtggtgatgtacCACCAGCCATCAGCTCCACCAGGCCTCGGTGGACTCTACATGTTCCAGTGGAACGATGACAACTGCGAGACAAAGAATAACTTCATCTGCAAGTACACCAAAG AGACTCCCCCTGTGCCTACTCCATCAGCAAATGGAAGTGTTCCAG GTGCTCCACCACCATCCTTGCGACCAAAATATCCTTCAGTAACAAAAACAGATGAAGGAATGAGAGTTGTTGTATCTCCAAACCCAG ACAATGCCTTAAATATTGCCTACATCATTCTTCCAACAATTCCACTGCTCTTACTACTGATAGTTGCATCTGGAGTTTTTTGCTTCAAGCTTTTCACAAAGAG gGGTAAGGAACGAACTGAGACCTGTCCTAAAGAGCCAGGCTACTGGGTCTCTGATGAACACTGCGACAGCCCCAGTCAAGACGTCTATAACGTCATAAGGAAGCAACACGAGGCGGACCTGGCCGGCACGCGGCCGGACATCAAGAACACGTCCTTCCTGGGTTCTTCTCCTGACACGCCACCTGGCGACTACGACAACCTGGCTGGACGAGACACAGAAAGCGGCTTTGTGACGCTGGCAAGCACCGAGAGTGGCTTTGTGACCAATGACATTTACGACATGTGTCAGCTGCGTAGCAGTGGACGATACCACCGCGACACAGGATGGTTGGACAGTGACCTGTATGGCTATTAA